The following are from one region of the Thiocapsa rosea genome:
- a CDS encoding helix-turn-helix domain-containing protein, with protein sequence MRALENACDPEVRHPGALDDGSDATFSGRTIGRVEIVEAAGRPLRLITDGRGHPGQLTALVQFCGTASVHQADRTAILSDGDLCLVRGSRPLTLEQDACFESILVSVPEKEIAARFPLWRAALLTPIDSGSGVPAVFREAVLSLKRWSGSLGDAGSEGLADAVLDLMGAVICCAVPINSDCVRRSFYHQDRIKTFARLNLANPELSIELIAEAVGLSPRQIHRLFANEELSLMRWIWVQRLEQCYRELIQDGSAQRSISEIAYAWGFNDQAHFSRTFRKHFGVSPRSLRRRSGHPSVSLS encoded by the coding sequence GTGAGGGCGCTCGAGAACGCTTGCGATCCCGAGGTCCGTCATCCCGGAGCGCTCGACGATGGTTCGGACGCGACGTTTAGCGGCCGAACCATCGGCCGGGTCGAGATCGTCGAAGCGGCCGGGCGGCCGCTTAGATTGATCACGGATGGGCGGGGTCATCCCGGCCAACTGACGGCGCTTGTTCAGTTTTGCGGAACGGCATCCGTCCACCAGGCCGATCGCACGGCGATCCTGTCGGACGGCGATCTGTGCTTGGTACGCGGCAGTCGTCCTTTGACCCTGGAGCAGGACGCCTGTTTCGAATCGATCCTGGTCAGTGTCCCGGAGAAGGAGATCGCCGCCCGCTTTCCGCTTTGGCGCGCGGCGCTGCTCACGCCGATCGACAGCGGGAGCGGCGTGCCTGCGGTGTTCCGCGAGGCCGTGCTCTCGCTCAAGCGCTGGAGCGGCTCGTTGGGGGATGCCGGCAGCGAGGGTCTCGCCGACGCCGTCCTGGATTTGATGGGCGCCGTCATCTGTTGCGCCGTGCCGATCAACTCGGATTGTGTGCGCAGGTCCTTTTATCACCAAGACAGGATCAAGACGTTCGCCCGGCTCAATCTCGCCAATCCCGAACTGAGCATCGAACTCATCGCCGAGGCCGTGGGTTTGTCCCCGCGGCAGATCCACCGCCTGTTCGCCAACGAGGAGCTCTCCTTGATGCGTTGGATCTGGGTTCAGCGGCTCGAGCAGTGCTATCGCGAATTGATCCAGGATGGATCGGCTCAACGCTCGATCAGCGAGATCGCTTATGCCTGGGGCTTTAATGATCAGGCCCACTTCAGCAGAACCTTCCGAAAGCATTTCGGTGTGTCCCCTCGCAGTCTGAGACGTCGAAGCGGGCACCCTTCGGTATCCTTATCCTAA
- a CDS encoding potassium channel family protein, with protein MAALLLLLMLYILVVTPMYGTPLADGGLISITFSLILLTGVFATAQYHATRFGIVIIALMAFASHWVHFVVGGTIIHLVDTAGAILFFMTQAYFTVQRVFREGPINSYRILGAIAGYLIIGMIFANIYLAIALVSPDAFRFAPGVQINEPPLPELVYFSFVTLTTVGFGDITPLHPMARSVVATEALIGQLYPAILIARLVTLYRRDP; from the coding sequence TTGGCGGCACTCCTCCTGCTGCTCATGCTCTACATCCTTGTCGTCACGCCGATGTACGGCACACCGCTGGCGGACGGAGGACTGATCAGCATCACCTTTTCGTTGATCCTGCTCACCGGCGTCTTCGCCACGGCGCAATATCATGCCACCCGGTTCGGCATCGTGATCATCGCCTTGATGGCCTTCGCCTCGCACTGGGTTCACTTCGTCGTCGGCGGGACGATCATCCATCTGGTCGATACGGCGGGAGCGATCCTCTTTTTCATGACTCAGGCCTACTTCACCGTCCAGCGCGTTTTCCGCGAAGGCCCCATCAACAGCTATCGGATCCTCGGCGCGATTGCGGGCTATCTGATCATCGGGATGATCTTCGCAAACATCTACCTCGCCATCGCGCTCGTGTCCCCGGACGCCTTTCGGTTTGCACCCGGCGTTCAAATCAACGAGCCTCCGCTCCCGGAGCTGGTCTATTTCAGCTTCGTGACACTGACGACGGTCGGCTTCGGCGACATCACACCACTCCATCCGATGGCGCGATCGGTTGTCGCGACGGAGGCCCTGATCGGACAGCTCTACCCCGCGATTCTGATCGCGCGCCTGGTCACCCTTTACCGTCGCGACCCCTGA
- a CDS encoding c-type cytochrome — protein sequence MSRIIAVIVFFAACSAQAGDEPKQPVAPGFESPGYVWNEMRGEKLLALQAKGDPLRGEIAFEVCQGCHGLEALGEVDGTYPRLAGQHASVLIKQLADVRAGIRDNRKMYPFAEEHVVTTQELADIASYLSALPVPEEHGIGPGTDLERGRSLYARDCIECHGPAGEGDPANFYPRVAGQHYLYLLRQMHDIRGGKRRNANPEMWEVSKDYRDEDIQVVIDYMSRFPAM from the coding sequence ATGTCCAGGATCATCGCAGTGATCGTCTTCTTTGCCGCCTGCTCGGCCCAGGCCGGCGACGAGCCCAAGCAACCCGTCGCGCCGGGCTTCGAATCGCCGGGCTACGTCTGGAACGAGATGCGCGGCGAGAAGCTCCTCGCACTCCAGGCCAAGGGAGATCCGCTCCGGGGGGAGATCGCGTTCGAGGTCTGTCAGGGATGCCACGGTCTGGAGGCCCTCGGGGAGGTCGACGGGACCTATCCGCGTCTGGCCGGTCAACATGCCTCGGTCTTGATCAAACAATTAGCCGATGTCCGGGCGGGTATCCGCGACAACCGCAAGATGTATCCCTTCGCCGAGGAGCACGTCGTCACGACGCAGGAGCTTGCGGACATTGCCTCGTATTTGAGCGCATTACCTGTTCCCGAGGAGCACGGGATCGGCCCGGGAACGGACCTAGAGCGTGGCCGATCGCTCTATGCGCGCGACTGCATCGAGTGCCACGGCCCGGCAGGGGAAGGGGATCCGGCCAACTTCTATCCGCGCGTGGCCGGACAACATTACCTCTACCTCCTGCGCCAGATGCACGACATCCGCGGCGGCAAGCGTCGGAATGCCAATCCGGAGATGTGGGAGGTCAGTAAGGACTATCGGGACGAGGACATCCAAGTCGTGATCGACTACATGTCTCGCTTTCCTGCGATGTGA
- a CDS encoding DUF4399 domain-containing protein: MKKRNMTRASVSLLIAAGLTLCTLGAMAAVERTAAPEGAKAYIISPENGSTVPQTFVVQFGLSGMGVAPAGADLPKTGHHHLLVDMDSLPPLDQPIGADILHFGGGQTETEITLPPGEHTLQILLGDKNHIPHDPPIVSERITITVE, from the coding sequence ATGAAGAAAAGAAACATGACGCGCGCTTCAGTGTCCCTGCTGATCGCCGCGGGACTGACCCTCTGCACCCTCGGCGCGATGGCCGCCGTGGAACGCACCGCGGCGCCCGAGGGGGCGAAGGCATACATCATTTCGCCCGAGAACGGCTCGACGGTGCCGCAGACCTTCGTGGTGCAATTCGGACTCTCGGGGATGGGGGTTGCACCGGCGGGAGCCGATCTCCCCAAAACGGGACATCATCATCTGCTGGTCGACATGGACAGCCTGCCGCCGCTCGACCAACCGATCGGCGCCGACATCCTGCATTTCGGGGGCGGCCAGACGGAGACCGAGATCACGCTGCCGCCGGGCGAGCACACCCTACAGATCCTCTTGGGCGACAAAAACCATATCCCCCATGATCCGCCGATCGTTTCGGAGCGGATCACCATAACGGTCGAGTAG
- a CDS encoding DmsE family decaheme c-type cytochrome produces the protein MADNVAPVDAVYVGEKVCLECHEHVDTQYSHTLHAKTFRDNPRNSQQAQVCEACHGPGSKHAEETWDKRLIIGFTREWETPVAIQNAQCLSCHQGGQRLHWVGSTHDKNKVACSDCHNPMVKNSINGALRKETISETCYSCHPKQRADFLKRSHMPLSEGKMTCADCHNPHGSRTRPMLNKDSLNEVCYTCHAEKRGPFLWEHAPVRENCANCHLPHGSNHDKLLVSARPFLCQQCHNQMFHPGTFYNASQTAGSALQPGGAASQRVIGRACQNCHTQIHGSNHPSGARWQR, from the coding sequence TTGGCCGACAACGTGGCGCCGGTCGACGCGGTCTATGTGGGCGAGAAGGTGTGCCTGGAATGCCATGAGCATGTCGATACGCAATACAGCCATACGCTTCACGCCAAAACCTTTCGGGATAATCCGCGCAACAGTCAACAGGCGCAAGTCTGCGAGGCCTGTCATGGTCCTGGCTCCAAGCACGCCGAGGAGACCTGGGACAAGCGCCTGATCATCGGCTTTACGCGAGAATGGGAGACACCTGTCGCTATTCAGAACGCACAGTGCCTGTCGTGTCATCAGGGTGGACAGAGACTGCACTGGGTCGGTTCGACGCACGACAAGAACAAGGTGGCATGCAGCGACTGTCACAACCCGATGGTCAAAAATTCTATCAACGGGGCACTTCGGAAAGAGACGATCTCCGAGACCTGCTATAGCTGTCATCCCAAACAGCGCGCCGACTTTCTGAAGCGCTCGCACATGCCCTTGTCCGAGGGGAAGATGACCTGTGCCGATTGCCATAATCCGCATGGCTCGCGCACGCGCCCCATGTTGAATAAAGACAGCCTCAACGAGGTCTGTTACACCTGCCATGCCGAGAAGCGCGGTCCCTTCCTATGGGAGCACGCACCCGTCCGCGAGAATTGCGCCAACTGTCATCTGCCGCATGGCTCCAATCACGACAAGCTTTTGGTCTCGGCGCGCCCCTTCCTGTGCCAACAGTGCCACAACCAGATGTTTCATCCGGGGACCTTCTACAACGCAAGCCAGACTGCCGGGAGTGCGCTTCAGCCCGGCGGCGCGGCAAGTCAACGGGTGATCGGGCGTGCCTGCCAGAACTGCCATACGCAGATCCACGGCAGCAATCATCCTTCCGGTGCCCGCTGGCAACGCTGA
- a CDS encoding ankyrin repeat domain-containing protein, which translates to MMKDDLPTLLLIAALSLTGCTEPAAPTVNLHRAVEIGDIDQVSRHIYWKSDLDLPDAHGDPPMHVAARAGRVAIARALARNGADLKAPNAAGKTPLEVALEHGRVQVASMLIDQGAQLDAQDTLVALVESGLIDRDTLNFLVNSGAQLDKPDPNGNAPLHLAIRNGHLETVRRLILAGADVNQPADDGRMPLRIARESAPGRDARFIVSTLERNGARADPAP; encoded by the coding sequence ATGATGAAGGATGACCTTCCGACACTGTTGCTGATTGCAGCGCTGTCGCTCACGGGCTGCACTGAACCTGCCGCGCCGACGGTGAATCTGCACCGGGCGGTCGAGATCGGAGATATCGACCAGGTCTCGCGTCATATTTACTGGAAGAGCGACCTCGATCTGCCGGATGCGCACGGCGACCCGCCGATGCACGTCGCCGCGCGCGCGGGACGCGTTGCCATCGCGCGGGCGCTCGCCCGCAACGGCGCGGATCTCAAGGCACCGAATGCGGCGGGGAAGACTCCGCTCGAGGTCGCGCTCGAGCACGGGCGCGTTCAGGTTGCGAGCATGCTCATCGACCAAGGTGCACAGCTCGATGCACAGGATACACTGGTCGCGTTGGTCGAGTCGGGACTGATCGACCGCGATACTCTGAATTTCCTCGTCAATTCGGGGGCGCAGCTCGACAAACCGGATCCGAACGGGAATGCGCCGCTGCACCTCGCCATCCGAAACGGACATCTCGAGACGGTACGACGACTGATCCTCGCCGGCGCCGATGTCAATCAACCCGCCGACGACGGTCGCATGCCGCTGCGGATTGCGCGAGAATCGGCGCCCGGGCGCGACGCCCGGTTTATCGTCTCGACCCTCGAGCGCAACGGTGCGAGGGCCGACCCAGCCCCCTGA
- the groL gene encoding chaperonin GroEL (60 kDa chaperone family; promotes refolding of misfolded polypeptides especially under stressful conditions; forms two stacked rings of heptamers to form a barrel-shaped 14mer; ends can be capped by GroES; misfolded proteins enter the barrel where they are refolded when GroES binds) produces the protein MSAKQISFSEQARARMLRGVDILANAVKVTLGPKGRNVVIEKSWGAPTVTKDGVSVAKAIELKDKLENMGAQMVKEVASKTSDIAGDGTTTATVLAQAMVREGMKAVAAGMNPMDIKRGIDRAVEASVTELKALSRPCSTNKEIAQVGTISANSDDSIGQIIAEAMEKVGKEGVITVEEGKSLQNELELVEGMQFDRGYLSPYFINNQQSQKAELDAPYILLYDKKISNIRDLLPVLEAVAKAGKPLLIVAEDVEGEALATLVVNNLRGILKVCAVKAPGFGDRRKAMLQDLAILTGGTVISEEVGLSLEKATLNDLGSAKTVQIAKEDTVVIDGAGSHDEIKGRCDQIRSQIEDTTSDYDREKLQERLAKLAGGVAVVKVGAATEMEMKEKKARVEDALHATRAAVEEGIVPGGGVALIRAIGAVVGLKGANTDQDLGIAIARRALEEPLRQIVTNAGDEASVVMSKVAEGTASFGYNAATGEYGDMMDMGIIDPTKVTRTALQNAASIAGLMITTEAMVADEPKKDKGAPAPGGGMDDMDY, from the coding sequence ATGAGTGCAAAACAGATTTCCTTCAGCGAACAAGCCCGTGCCCGGATGCTCCGCGGCGTCGACATCCTTGCCAACGCGGTCAAGGTCACCTTAGGTCCGAAGGGCCGCAACGTCGTCATCGAGAAGTCCTGGGGCGCCCCGACCGTCACCAAGGACGGTGTGTCCGTCGCCAAGGCGATCGAGCTGAAAGACAAGCTTGAAAACATGGGCGCGCAGATGGTCAAGGAGGTCGCCTCCAAGACCTCCGATATCGCCGGCGACGGCACCACCACCGCCACCGTGCTGGCTCAGGCCATGGTCCGCGAAGGCATGAAGGCCGTGGCTGCCGGCATGAATCCGATGGATATCAAGCGCGGCATCGACAGGGCTGTCGAGGCATCCGTGACCGAACTCAAGGCGCTCTCGCGTCCCTGCTCGACCAACAAGGAGATCGCCCAGGTCGGAACCATCTCGGCCAATTCGGACGACTCGATCGGCCAGATCATCGCCGAGGCGATGGAGAAGGTCGGCAAGGAAGGCGTCATCACCGTCGAGGAAGGCAAGTCGCTGCAGAACGAACTCGAGCTGGTCGAGGGTATGCAGTTCGACCGCGGTTATCTCTCGCCCTACTTCATCAACAATCAGCAGAGCCAGAAGGCCGAGCTGGATGCGCCCTACATCCTGCTCTACGACAAGAAGATCTCCAACATTCGCGACCTGCTCCCCGTGCTCGAGGCCGTCGCCAAGGCCGGCAAGCCGTTGTTGATCGTCGCCGAGGATGTCGAAGGCGAGGCGCTGGCGACCCTGGTGGTGAACAACCTGCGCGGCATCCTCAAGGTCTGTGCGGTTAAGGCCCCGGGCTTCGGCGATCGTCGCAAGGCGATGCTGCAGGATCTCGCCATCCTCACCGGCGGCACCGTGATCTCCGAAGAGGTCGGTCTGTCGCTCGAGAAGGCGACCTTGAACGACCTGGGCTCGGCCAAGACCGTCCAGATCGCCAAGGAGGACACCGTCGTCATCGACGGCGCCGGCTCGCACGACGAGATCAAGGGCCGTTGCGATCAGATCCGCAGTCAGATCGAGGACACCACCTCCGACTACGATCGCGAGAAGCTGCAAGAGCGTCTCGCCAAGCTGGCCGGCGGTGTGGCCGTGGTCAAGGTCGGCGCGGCCACCGAAATGGAGATGAAGGAAAAGAAGGCGCGTGTGGAAGACGCCCTGCACGCCACCCGTGCTGCGGTCGAGGAAGGTATCGTCCCCGGCGGCGGTGTAGCCCTGATCCGTGCCATCGGTGCAGTCGTGGGACTGAAAGGCGCCAACACCGACCAAGATCTCGGCATCGCCATCGCGCGCCGCGCCCTGGAAGAGCCGCTGCGTCAGATCGTCACCAACGCAGGCGACGAGGCATCCGTGGTCATGAGCAAGGTCGCCGAGGGCACCGCCAGCTTCGGCTACAATGCGGCGACCGGCGAGTATGGCGACATGATGGACATGGGTATCATCGATCCGACCAAGGTGACCCGCACGGCGCTTCAAAACGCCGCGTCCATCGCCGGCTTGATGATCACCACCGAAGCCATGGTGGCCGATGAGCCCAAAAAGGATAAGGGCGCCCCTGCACCGGGCGGCGGCATGGACGATATGGACTACTAA
- a CDS encoding c-type cytochrome gives MTTMLTVIPLIAGPIAQVEARDAKAIVAAECVACHGMDGNGPVPSFPKLAGIQQEYLAKQLVELANGTRKSDVMKPIAEKYSQAELFALATYFSGQRRTSGVVTNPALVEEGRVLYHQGNKEAGVPACAGCHKPDGTGTPRSPLLAGQDPAYTLQQMRNFDHDIRTNDRGRLMRTVAGRMNEEEMRAVSEYIAGMAVTPGQP, from the coding sequence ATGACGACCATGTTGACGGTGATTCCGTTGATCGCCGGACCCATTGCGCAAGTCGAGGCACGGGATGCCAAGGCGATCGTCGCGGCCGAGTGCGTGGCCTGTCACGGCATGGACGGGAATGGACCTGTACCGAGCTTCCCGAAGCTGGCGGGCATTCAGCAGGAGTACCTTGCCAAGCAGCTCGTCGAGCTCGCGAACGGGACACGCAAGAGCGACGTGATGAAGCCGATCGCGGAGAAGTATTCGCAGGCCGAGCTGTTCGCCTTGGCGACCTACTTCAGCGGCCAGCGTCGCACCTCGGGTGTGGTGACGAACCCCGCACTCGTCGAAGAGGGACGGGTGCTGTACCACCAAGGCAATAAGGAGGCCGGTGTCCCAGCCTGCGCCGGATGCCATAAACCGGACGGTACGGGCACACCGCGCTCCCCTCTGCTCGCGGGACAGGATCCCGCCTATACGTTGCAACAGATGCGAAACTTCGATCACGACATCCGGACCAACGATCGCGGCAGGCTGATGCGCACGGTCGCCGGTCGGATGAACGAGGAAGAGATGCGCGCCGTGTCCGAGTATATCGCCGGTATGGCCGTGACGCCGGGGCAGCCATGA
- a CDS encoding MtrB/PioB family outer membrane beta-barrel protein translates to MIEPFRAKTMACCVGAALGSLTAATAHADSAAPRGTPTVLGNALNPGFLNTVPARDPEGLDAQAYPRSPTGFLLGWPKLPLQTKETQSGWLYSGQAELGGLGVFGDTDNAWFRQYKDLDSGPYLNNFNFQASQPGTALFFETYGGGIGYSDQFIGAKAGRFNDWKLDLFYTEIPHEFTSSYRLIWSGEGSKDLNLVGLTPGGTGNAATTQATIQDTLTQVEETELGLVRKQGGFNVEKYLTNEWRIFGGYNLENREGSRPFGAVFGGGGGGGNVEIPESIDYETQNFIAGLRFDDGLNNLNLQAEASLFRNRTGTMTFENPLFITTNTITGMAPTTFTSGRYDLYPDNDYYNILGEYGRNFPDFYKARLTAVASLAWMKQDDDLIAPTTFSLAGGNINGVSTENLWNTTRANSKQSADAEINTQLFSLGLVMSPTDKLDVEGKIRYYETENKTEFFACNPLTGQWGRLLNDGSGGSFVVPNATAGNNPIGTLNTAYNQAGCNVAAVQALGLVPSAGNVKIRNTPYDYKQMNYVLSGDYDLGRASSLNLSLEREEFDRSYRERDKTWENSLELGYTNRGFSFGTIRVSAEYAERRGDSYNVEADPNASSAIFGPAPFANGTNVASWIHSPSGLRKFDLADRDQTTLNGRLNVIATEAIDVGLVLQYQNNDYPASDIGRTDRYRIGSASLDVNYQPSANLGLYGFYTYQQGNMKQSGIQSLGCVIGNYYYFYSDGSIVTNTTGIAPPPVSSGARLRDQTRVSGTNWHSLCGDESPVNPLYNSARAWSVESDDYNHTFGIGGRYDFGWARVELDYTYTAGVTKIGYNYNPNALGITNPDTLALIGSGMPNLNTTQQFADLNVIVPINKSVAVRALYRYETGSIDDWHYDGVYENPMPTANTLYLDSGPQDYSASVAGLFVQVTF, encoded by the coding sequence ATGATTGAACCCTTTCGAGCAAAAACCATGGCGTGCTGCGTCGGAGCCGCGTTGGGGAGCTTGACGGCCGCGACGGCGCATGCCGACTCGGCCGCCCCGAGAGGGACGCCGACCGTACTCGGCAATGCCCTCAACCCCGGGTTCCTGAATACGGTTCCGGCGCGCGACCCCGAGGGTCTGGACGCCCAGGCTTATCCCCGCTCGCCCACTGGTTTTTTGCTTGGCTGGCCGAAGTTGCCGCTGCAGACCAAGGAAACGCAATCCGGCTGGCTCTATTCGGGCCAAGCGGAGCTCGGTGGACTCGGTGTCTTCGGCGACACCGACAATGCCTGGTTCCGGCAGTATAAGGATCTTGACTCAGGTCCATACCTCAACAACTTCAACTTCCAGGCCAGCCAGCCGGGTACGGCGCTGTTCTTCGAAACCTACGGGGGCGGGATCGGTTACAGCGACCAATTCATCGGAGCCAAGGCCGGCCGATTCAATGATTGGAAGCTTGATCTCTTCTACACCGAGATACCGCATGAGTTCACGAGCAGCTACCGTCTTATTTGGAGCGGCGAGGGTAGCAAGGATCTGAACTTGGTCGGACTCACGCCGGGAGGAACCGGCAACGCAGCGACGACGCAAGCGACGATTCAGGACACCTTGACTCAAGTCGAAGAGACCGAGCTCGGCCTCGTCCGTAAACAAGGCGGCTTCAACGTTGAAAAGTATCTGACGAACGAGTGGCGCATCTTCGGCGGTTACAACCTCGAGAATCGCGAAGGATCCCGACCGTTCGGTGCGGTGTTCGGAGGGGGAGGCGGCGGCGGAAACGTCGAGATTCCCGAGTCAATCGACTACGAAACCCAGAATTTCATCGCCGGACTGAGGTTCGACGACGGTTTGAATAATCTCAATCTCCAAGCCGAGGCGTCTCTGTTCCGCAACCGTACCGGGACGATGACCTTCGAGAATCCACTGTTCATTACGACCAATACCATCACCGGAATGGCCCCGACCACATTCACCAGCGGGCGCTATGACCTCTATCCCGACAATGACTACTACAACATCCTGGGCGAATATGGTCGCAACTTCCCGGATTTTTACAAGGCCAGGCTGACCGCTGTCGCCTCTTTGGCTTGGATGAAGCAGGACGACGACCTCATTGCACCGACCACCTTTTCATTGGCCGGAGGCAACATCAACGGGGTCAGCACGGAAAACCTATGGAATACCACGCGGGCCAACTCCAAGCAGTCGGCAGATGCGGAGATCAATACTCAGCTCTTCAGCTTGGGTCTGGTGATGAGTCCGACCGACAAGCTCGATGTCGAGGGCAAGATCCGTTACTACGAGACCGAGAACAAGACCGAGTTCTTCGCCTGTAATCCCTTGACCGGTCAGTGGGGTCGCCTCCTGAACGACGGCAGCGGCGGGTCCTTTGTCGTGCCGAATGCCACCGCGGGCAACAATCCGATCGGTACCCTCAACACCGCCTACAATCAGGCCGGATGCAATGTGGCCGCCGTCCAGGCGCTCGGTCTCGTCCCGAGCGCGGGGAACGTCAAGATTCGCAATACACCCTACGACTATAAACAGATGAACTATGTATTGTCGGGCGACTACGACCTCGGCAGGGCGTCCAGCCTGAACCTGTCGCTGGAGCGCGAGGAGTTCGACCGCTCCTATCGCGAGCGCGACAAGACGTGGGAGAACAGCCTCGAGCTCGGCTATACCAATCGCGGGTTCAGCTTCGGCACCATCCGCGTCTCGGCTGAGTACGCCGAGCGTCGTGGAGACAGCTACAACGTCGAGGCGGATCCAAACGCTAGCAGTGCGATCTTCGGACCCGCGCCGTTTGCCAACGGCACCAATGTCGCGAGCTGGATCCATTCGCCGTCCGGGTTGCGAAAGTTCGATCTTGCCGATCGGGATCAGACAACTTTGAACGGTCGATTGAATGTGATTGCCACCGAGGCCATCGACGTCGGTCTCGTCCTTCAGTATCAGAACAATGACTATCCGGCCTCGGATATCGGTCGTACCGATCGATACAGGATCGGATCCGCCAGTCTCGACGTGAACTACCAACCCAGCGCGAATCTGGGTCTGTATGGATTCTATACATACCAACAAGGCAATATGAAGCAGAGCGGGATTCAGTCACTCGGGTGCGTCATCGGGAACTACTATTACTTCTATTCCGATGGATCGATTGTGACCAATACAACCGGTATCGCACCTCCTCCGGTCAGCAGCGGGGCGAGATTACGTGATCAGACCCGTGTCAGCGGGACGAACTGGCACAGTCTCTGCGGTGACGAATCACCGGTCAATCCGCTCTACAACAGCGCTCGGGCCTGGAGCGTGGAGAGCGACGACTACAACCACACCTTCGGCATCGGAGGACGTTACGATTTCGGCTGGGCCAGGGTCGAACTCGACTATACCTATACCGCCGGAGTGACCAAGATCGGCTACAACTACAATCCAAATGCGCTCGGAATCACCAATCCGGATACCTTGGCACTCATTGGCTCGGGCATGCCGAACCTGAATACAACTCAGCAGTTTGCGGATCTGAACGTGATCGTGCCCATCAATAAATCCGTCGCCGTCAGGGCGCTGTACCGCTACGAAACAGGCTCGATCGACGACTGGCATTACGACGGCGTGTACGAGAATCCGATGCCGACGGCGAATACCCTCTATCTGGACTCGGGTCCGCAGGACTACAGCGCCAGCGTCGCGGGTCTCTTTGTGCAGGTAACGTTCTGA